Proteins from one Gemmatimonadaceae bacterium genomic window:
- a CDS encoding AMIN domain-containing protein: MSAVRRIFAPALILALAGWTAGGHTADPIGVTSLSVVPATGRAEVVIGVTSEISARDFVLSSPYRLVIDLDGAVLDMTGSYDRVARGGITNVRYSQFNSNVVRVVIELDGQHPYQVRRTANEVRVAVDGGTSAFEAWYSSGAAAEREVAREAEPEPEMRMTPVAQQSTQPRITVTYQDADIRDVIAAFATFAGRTIVVGKDVSGTVTAEIRNQPWDVALRAILEGQGLAAAEDPVTGIITVDSYQNIQNKQSVEPMVTRMVPVNYANAAGLANTLRQMLARDCQPGSAVPQAAGQNMQTSCVARGAVVADTFTNSLLITESASRMGGILDYLRNLDIRTPQVAIKAKIIFVNRSDIEDLGLSYDIGTRDQFFTQLVSRTDPTTLVPVDTDGDGVPDALGGGSPVTGDRILLGGNTLSAIANANSRVTNPALSLVFSTALGKFSLTAFLDALQEVRLADLQAEPSIVTLNNRKAEIAVGQEIPIRVLDAGTAQGGAGAEGGGVPRATVQLKEVGIILGVTPQVTNNRQILLTVHAENSNAQLASSDVGFIFNRQRADNQLLVNDGETAVIGGLTVTEVTQSKSGIPFLVNLPMIGRLFGQTRTAEEKRDLLILITPHIVDEGEQMQQLRAPGGGR; encoded by the coding sequence ATGAGCGCGGTCCGCCGGATTTTTGCGCCCGCTTTGATATTGGCCCTGGCGGGTTGGACCGCCGGAGGCCACACCGCCGATCCGATCGGCGTGACTTCGCTGAGCGTCGTGCCCGCGACTGGGCGGGCGGAAGTCGTGATCGGGGTCACGTCCGAGATCTCGGCCAGGGACTTCGTCCTGTCGTCTCCGTACCGGCTCGTGATCGATCTCGACGGCGCCGTGCTCGACATGACCGGCAGCTACGATCGCGTCGCCCGCGGCGGAATCACCAACGTCCGCTACTCGCAGTTCAATTCCAACGTCGTTCGGGTGGTGATAGAGCTCGACGGCCAGCATCCGTATCAGGTCAGGCGAACGGCCAACGAAGTCCGCGTGGCCGTGGACGGCGGCACTTCCGCGTTCGAGGCGTGGTATTCGTCCGGCGCCGCGGCGGAGCGCGAGGTCGCGCGCGAGGCCGAGCCGGAGCCGGAGATGCGCATGACGCCGGTCGCGCAGCAGTCCACGCAGCCGCGCATCACCGTGACGTATCAGGACGCGGACATCCGCGACGTCATCGCCGCGTTCGCGACCTTCGCCGGCCGCACCATCGTCGTCGGCAAGGACGTCTCGGGCACGGTCACGGCCGAGATTCGCAATCAGCCCTGGGACGTGGCGCTGCGGGCGATCCTCGAGGGCCAGGGGCTCGCCGCGGCCGAGGATCCGGTCACCGGAATCATCACCGTCGACAGCTACCAGAACATTCAGAACAAGCAGTCGGTCGAGCCGATGGTCACCCGCATGGTGCCCGTGAACTACGCCAACGCGGCCGGACTGGCCAACACCCTGCGCCAGATGCTGGCGCGGGATTGCCAGCCGGGCAGCGCGGTGCCGCAGGCCGCGGGGCAGAACATGCAGACCAGCTGCGTCGCGCGCGGCGCCGTCGTCGCCGACACGTTCACCAACTCGCTGCTGATCACGGAGTCCGCGTCGCGCATGGGCGGAATCCTGGATTATCTCAGGAATCTCGACATCCGCACGCCGCAGGTCGCGATCAAGGCGAAGATCATCTTCGTCAACCGCTCGGACATCGAGGACCTCGGTCTGTCGTACGACATCGGCACGCGCGACCAGTTCTTCACGCAGCTGGTCAGCCGTACCGATCCGACTACGCTGGTTCCGGTGGACACCGACGGTGACGGGGTTCCCGACGCGCTCGGCGGCGGCAGCCCGGTGACGGGCGACCGCATCCTGCTCGGTGGAAACACGCTCTCCGCCATCGCCAACGCCAACTCGCGGGTCACCAATCCCGCGCTGTCGCTCGTCTTCTCCACCGCGCTCGGGAAGTTTTCGCTCACGGCCTTCCTCGACGCGCTGCAGGAAGTGCGTCTGGCGGACCTGCAGGCCGAGCCGAGCATCGTGACGCTCAACAACAGGAAGGCGGAGATCGCGGTCGGGCAGGAGATCCCGATCCGCGTGCTCGACGCCGGTACCGCACAAGGGGGCGCAGGCGCCGAGGGCGGCGGTGTCCCGCGCGCCACGGTTCAGCTCAAGGAAGTCGGCATCATTCTGGGCGTCACGCCGCAGGTCACCAACAACCGGCAGATCCTGCTCACCGTGCACGCCGAGAACTCCAACGCGCAGCTCGCGTCGTCCGACGTCGGGTTCATCTTCAACCGCCAGCGCGCCGACAACCAGCTGCTGGTGAACGACGGCGAGACCGCGGTCATCGGCGGCCTGACGGTTACCGAGGTAACGCAGTCGAAGTCGGGAATCCCGTTCCTGGTCAACCTGCCGATGATCGGCCGGTTGTTCGGGCAGACCCGCACCGCCGAGGAGAAGCGGGACCTGTTGATACTGATCACTCCGCACATCGTCGACGAGGGCGAGCAGATGCAGCAGCTGCGCGCTCCCGGCGGGGGTCGATGA
- the hslV gene encoding ATP-dependent protease subunit HslV, which produces MPHTLPVIRATTILCVRRNGEVAVGGDGQVTIGETVMKSNAQKVRLLRGGKLVAGFAGAAADAFTLFEKFEEKLERYPTNLQRAAVELAKDWRSDRVLRRLEALLAVADADHGFIISGTGDIIEPDDGILAIGSGGPFALAAARALVAHTDLPAREIVRKALEISGEICIFSNTNITVLEPT; this is translated from the coding sequence ATGCCCCACACACTCCCGGTCATCCGCGCCACCACGATTCTCTGCGTCCGCCGCAACGGCGAAGTCGCCGTGGGCGGCGACGGGCAGGTCACAATCGGCGAGACGGTCATGAAGTCGAACGCGCAGAAGGTGCGGCTCCTGCGCGGCGGCAAGCTCGTGGCCGGGTTCGCGGGCGCCGCGGCCGACGCGTTCACGCTGTTCGAGAAGTTCGAGGAGAAGCTCGAGCGGTATCCTACCAACCTCCAGCGCGCGGCGGTCGAGCTGGCCAAGGATTGGCGCAGCGACCGCGTGCTGCGCCGGCTCGAGGCGCTGCTCGCCGTGGCGGACGCGGACCACGGCTTCATCATCTCCGGCACCGGCGACATCATCGAGCCGGACGACGGCATTCTCGCGATCGGCTCGGGCGGGCCGTTCGCGCTCGCCGCGGCGCGCGCGCTGGTGGCGCACACCGATCTCCCCGCGCGCGAGATCGTGCGCAAGGCGCTGGAGATCTCCGGCGAGATCTGCATCTTCAGCAACACGAACATCACGGTCCTCGAGCCCACCTGA
- the hslU gene encoding ATP-dependent protease ATPase subunit HslU, translating to MASPRTLQALARLADLTPKLIVAELDRYIVGQDEAKKSVAIALRNRWRRQRAPDAIREEISPNNIILVGPTGVGKTEIARRLAKLAGAPFIKVEASKFTEVGYVGRDVESMVRDLVESAIAMVRAEREEEVADLAQERAEERILDLLLPPPPSISKTAAEQKAENGPHVFLVSTQGEAAQELDPSQERHARTREKLRNLLREGKMEDREVTVEVTQQSPVMFDVMVPQGAPEGMGNFSEMLQDMLPKKKKNRTVKVSEARRILLEQELEKLIDSDDLTADALERVESMGIIFLDEIDKIAGQRGAQGGPDVSREGVQRDLLPIVEGSNVQTRYGMVKTDHVLFVAAGAFHVSKPSDLIPELQGRFPIRVELKPLTEADFVRIMTEPENALTKQYAALIAADGASLEFTEDGIAEVARTAAHVNERMENIGARRLHTIMTTLLEDVLYELPDRGDAPVKIDAAAVRERLKTIVEDEDLRRYIL from the coding sequence ATGGCGTCTCCCCGCACGCTTCAGGCGCTCGCGCGCCTGGCCGATCTGACGCCCAAGCTGATCGTCGCCGAACTCGACCGGTACATCGTGGGGCAGGACGAAGCCAAGAAGTCCGTGGCGATCGCGCTGCGCAATCGCTGGCGCCGGCAGCGCGCGCCCGACGCGATCCGCGAGGAGATCTCGCCCAACAACATCATCCTCGTCGGACCCACGGGCGTGGGCAAGACCGAGATCGCGCGGCGGCTGGCCAAGCTCGCGGGCGCGCCTTTCATAAAGGTAGAGGCCTCCAAGTTCACCGAGGTCGGTTACGTCGGCCGCGACGTCGAGTCCATGGTGCGCGATCTCGTCGAGAGCGCGATCGCGATGGTCCGCGCCGAGCGTGAGGAGGAAGTCGCGGACCTGGCGCAGGAGCGGGCGGAGGAGCGGATCCTCGATCTGCTGCTTCCGCCCCCGCCTTCGATCTCCAAGACCGCCGCCGAGCAGAAGGCCGAGAACGGGCCGCACGTATTTCTGGTGTCGACCCAGGGCGAGGCCGCGCAGGAGCTGGACCCGTCGCAGGAGCGGCACGCGCGCACGCGCGAGAAGCTCCGCAACCTGCTGCGCGAGGGAAAGATGGAGGACCGCGAGGTGACCGTCGAAGTCACGCAGCAGTCGCCGGTGATGTTCGACGTGATGGTGCCGCAGGGCGCGCCGGAGGGGATGGGCAACTTCTCCGAGATGTTGCAGGACATGCTCCCCAAGAAGAAGAAGAACCGCACGGTGAAGGTGTCCGAGGCGCGGCGGATTCTGCTGGAGCAGGAGCTGGAGAAGCTGATCGACAGCGACGATCTCACCGCCGACGCGCTCGAGCGCGTCGAGTCCATGGGGATCATCTTCCTCGACGAGATCGACAAGATCGCCGGGCAGCGCGGCGCGCAGGGCGGCCCCGACGTCTCCCGCGAGGGCGTGCAGCGCGATCTCCTTCCGATCGTGGAGGGCTCCAACGTGCAGACGCGCTACGGCATGGTGAAGACCGACCACGTGCTGTTCGTCGCGGCCGGCGCGTTCCACGTGTCGAAGCCGAGCGATCTGATTCCGGAGCTGCAGGGCCGGTTCCCGATCCGCGTCGAGCTCAAGCCGCTCACCGAAGCGGATTTCGTGCGCATCATGACCGAGCCCGAGAACGCGCTCACCAAGCAGTACGCGGCGCTGATCGCCGCCGACGGCGCCTCGCTCGAGTTCACCGAGGACGGGATCGCGGAAGTCGCGCGCACCGCGGCGCACGTGAACGAGCGGATGGAGAACATCGGCGCGCGGCGGCTGCACACGATCATGACGACGTTGCTCGAGGACGTGCTGTACGAGCTGCCTGACCGCGGCGACGCGCCGGTGAAGATCGACGCCGCCGCGGTGCGCGAGCGGCTGAAGACAATCGTCGAGGACGAAGACTTGCGGAGATACATCCTGTGA
- the trmFO gene encoding methylenetetrahydrofolate--tRNA-(uracil(54)-C(5))-methyltransferase (FADH(2)-oxidizing) TrmFO — protein MTSSRPPVHVIGGGLAGSEAAWQLASRGQPVRLHEMRPVRHTPAHKTDRLAELVCSNTFKSTELSSAHGLLKAEMRELGSIILECADIARVPAGSALGVDRDVFAAAVTERVTSHPLIEVVREEATTMTSPCIVATGPLTSDALAAVIRARLGADSLAFYDSIAPIVSFESIDASVAFRASRYGKETMESGADDEGAYLNCPMTREEYERFLDALTAADQFHGHEFDAVPYFEGCMPVEEMAKRGRETLRFGPLKPVGLRDPRTNERPYAVVQLRQEDRAGRMWNIVGFQTRLRIPEQQRVFRSIPGLENAEFLRYGSIHRNSYVNAPGALTPHLSARDDDRVLFAGQITGVEGYTESSATGLLAGLNMARMLEGDAPVVPPPTTMLGALYRYMREADPAHFAPMNANFGLVDDLPAKVRDKKRKRELISVRALSDLRVWIAETGVALAPEPAVRA, from the coding sequence GTGACGAGCTCCCGACCCCCTGTACACGTGATCGGCGGCGGCCTGGCGGGGTCCGAGGCTGCCTGGCAGCTCGCCTCCCGCGGTCAGCCGGTCCGGCTGCACGAGATGCGGCCGGTGCGCCACACCCCGGCCCACAAGACCGACCGGCTCGCCGAGCTGGTCTGCTCCAACACGTTCAAGAGCACGGAGCTGTCGTCGGCGCACGGCCTGCTCAAGGCCGAGATGCGCGAGCTGGGCTCGATTATTCTCGAGTGCGCGGACATCGCCCGCGTCCCCGCCGGCTCCGCGCTGGGCGTCGATCGCGACGTGTTCGCGGCCGCCGTGACCGAGCGCGTCACGAGCCATCCATTGATAGAAGTCGTGCGTGAAGAGGCGACGACGATGACCTCGCCGTGCATCGTGGCGACGGGCCCGCTGACCTCGGACGCGCTGGCGGCGGTGATTCGCGCGCGCCTCGGCGCGGACTCGCTCGCGTTCTACGACTCGATCGCGCCGATCGTTTCCTTTGAGTCGATCGACGCGAGCGTGGCGTTTCGCGCGTCGCGCTACGGCAAGGAAACGATGGAATCGGGCGCCGACGACGAGGGCGCGTACCTGAACTGCCCGATGACGCGCGAGGAGTACGAGCGGTTCCTCGACGCGCTCACCGCCGCTGACCAGTTCCACGGCCACGAGTTCGACGCGGTGCCGTACTTCGAGGGATGCATGCCTGTCGAGGAGATGGCGAAACGCGGGCGCGAGACGCTCCGCTTCGGCCCGCTCAAGCCGGTCGGCCTCCGCGATCCGCGCACGAACGAGCGCCCGTACGCGGTGGTGCAGCTTCGCCAGGAAGACCGCGCGGGTCGCATGTGGAACATCGTCGGCTTCCAGACCCGTCTGCGCATCCCCGAGCAGCAGCGCGTGTTTCGCTCGATCCCCGGCCTGGAGAACGCGGAGTTTCTCCGCTACGGCTCGATCCACCGCAACTCGTACGTCAACGCGCCGGGCGCGCTCACGCCGCACCTCTCCGCGCGCGACGACGACCGCGTGCTGTTCGCCGGGCAGATCACCGGCGTCGAGGGCTACACCGAAAGCTCGGCCACCGGTCTGCTCGCCGGCCTGAACATGGCGCGGATGCTGGAAGGCGACGCGCCCGTGGTTCCGCCGCCGACGACGATGCTCGGCGCGCTGTACCGCTACATGCGCGAAGCGGATCCGGCGCACTTCGCGCCGATGAATGCAAACTTCGGTCTGGTGGACGATCTGCCGGCGAAGGTCCGCGACAAGAAAAGGAAGCGCGAGCTGATCTCGGTCCGGGCCCTGTCCGACCTTCGCGTCTGGATCGCGGAGACCGGCGTCGCCCTCGCGCCCGAGCCGGCGGTGCGCGCGTGA
- a CDS encoding tyrosine recombinase XerC codes for MTRRGRARANLLEDFLTHLEKERDVSPNTLVAYRRDLNEFVEYLGDYYGGQKWTWDGIDRLAIRGFLSHLTRRDLNRRSIARALSAVRTFYKFLHRNENVEANPARGVSSPKLGKYLPGYLDRTQTEIVFASAELRAREGRFGDVRDFAILELFYSTGMRLSELRGINRSDLDLLSQQVKVRGKGRKERIIPLGDHAAVALRNYESKRDVLARAVGVSGADREAFFLSARGKRMSVRTIQNAVKKLLDRVNESAGLSTHSLRHTFATHMLDAGADLRAVQELLGHASISTTQIYTHTSVERLKQVHQKAHPRG; via the coding sequence GTGACCAGGCGCGGGCGGGCGCGGGCGAATCTGCTGGAAGATTTTCTGACTCATCTCGAGAAGGAGCGCGACGTCTCGCCCAACACGCTCGTCGCCTATCGCCGCGATCTCAACGAGTTCGTGGAGTATTTGGGCGACTATTACGGCGGGCAAAAATGGACGTGGGACGGGATCGACCGGCTGGCGATCCGTGGCTTCCTCTCCCACCTCACACGCCGCGACCTCAACCGCCGGTCGATCGCGCGCGCGCTGTCGGCGGTGCGCACGTTCTACAAGTTCCTGCACCGCAACGAGAACGTCGAAGCCAACCCGGCCCGCGGCGTCAGCTCGCCCAAGCTCGGCAAATATCTCCCGGGCTACCTCGACCGCACGCAGACCGAGATCGTGTTCGCGTCGGCCGAGCTGCGGGCGCGGGAGGGCAGGTTCGGCGACGTGCGCGACTTCGCGATTCTCGAGCTGTTCTACTCGACCGGGATGCGTCTGTCGGAGCTGCGCGGAATCAACCGGTCGGATCTCGACCTGCTGTCACAGCAGGTGAAGGTGCGCGGCAAAGGAAGGAAGGAGCGCATCATCCCGCTCGGCGATCACGCGGCGGTGGCGCTCCGGAACTACGAATCGAAGCGCGACGTGCTGGCGCGCGCAGTCGGTGTGAGCGGCGCGGACAGGGAAGCGTTTTTCCTGAGCGCGCGTGGCAAGCGCATGAGCGTGCGCACGATCCAGAACGCGGTGAAGAAGCTCCTCGACCGCGTCAACGAGAGCGCGGGACTCTCGACGCACTCGCTGCGGCACACGTTCGCCACGCACATGCTGGACGCGGGCGCCGATCTTCGCGCGGTGCAGGAGCTGCTCGGCCACGCGTCCATCTCGACCACCCAGATCTACACCCACACCAGCGTCGAGCGGCTCAAGCAAGTGCATCAGAAGGCGCATCCCCGCGGATAG
- a CDS encoding shikimate kinase, whose product MPVFLIGLPGAGKSSVGNAVATELHIPFVDLDREIEKAAGKSISSIFAEGGEPAFRALEFEATERLPRTSAIVAPGAGWISNEAVRVLVPRAGPTIYLRVEPRTAALRLGTAAADRPLLAGDPLRELERLLTVRGKLYESADAIVDTEQDPFDQVVQRTAELASAFLQHRRE is encoded by the coding sequence ATGCCCGTTTTCCTCATCGGCCTCCCCGGCGCCGGCAAATCATCGGTAGGAAATGCGGTGGCGACGGAGCTCCACATACCTTTTGTGGATCTCGACCGCGAGATTGAAAAGGCCGCCGGGAAATCGATATCGAGCATTTTCGCGGAAGGCGGCGAACCGGCTTTCCGGGCCCTGGAATTCGAGGCGACCGAGCGCTTGCCGCGCACCTCCGCTATAGTTGCTCCTGGCGCCGGGTGGATCTCGAACGAGGCGGTCAGGGTACTTGTGCCTCGTGCCGGCCCTACCATATACCTTAGAGTAGAGCCTCGGACAGCCGCCCTGCGACTCGGGACGGCCGCCGCGGACCGGCCGCTGCTGGCCGGCGACCCGCTCCGGGAGCTGGAACGGCTTCTGACGGTCCGAGGAAAACTCTACGAGTCGGCGGACGCGATCGTCGACACGGAACAGGACCCATTCGATCAGGTAGTTCAACGGACCGCCGAGCTCGCCTCGGCGTTTCTGCAACACCGGCGGGAATAA
- the aroC gene encoding chorismate synthase: protein MLRFTTAGESHGQALVCILEGMVAGVPLSAGDIDAELARRQHGYGRGRRMQIESDSVELLAGVRAGETIGSPIALLIRNRDWKNWSEIMDPARSGADPDKRKRAVTRPRPGHADLSGMLKYDRADARDVLERASARETTARVAAAAVCRRFLSEFSVRVGSHVVHLGGIDAAPPDALPEDVNAAVGDSPLRTLDKDAEQRMIARIDEAKRDGDTLGGICEVVCTGLPVGLGSYVSWDRKLDGRLAAAIMSIPAVKGVELGLGFEAARMPGSRVHDEIDAESQATRAGGVHRRSNRAGGLEGGMTTGEPLVLRVAMKPISTLMKPLATIDTETGEAAAAVAERSDVTAVPAMGVIAEAMVAFVIAQAFLEKFGGDSLGETRRNYDSYIARINERGK from the coding sequence ATGCTCCGATTCACGACGGCCGGGGAATCTCACGGCCAGGCCCTCGTATGCATCTTGGAGGGCATGGTCGCGGGCGTGCCGCTCTCAGCCGGCGACATCGACGCCGAGCTCGCGCGCCGCCAGCACGGCTACGGCCGCGGCCGGCGGATGCAGATCGAATCCGACAGCGTCGAGCTGCTGGCCGGTGTGCGCGCGGGGGAGACGATCGGATCGCCCATCGCGCTGCTCATCCGGAACCGCGACTGGAAGAACTGGTCGGAGATAATGGATCCGGCGCGGAGCGGGGCCGACCCCGACAAGCGCAAGCGCGCTGTCACGCGCCCGCGCCCCGGACACGCCGACCTTTCCGGCATGCTCAAGTACGACCGCGCCGACGCGCGCGACGTGCTCGAGCGGGCGTCGGCCCGCGAGACCACCGCTCGCGTCGCGGCCGCCGCGGTTTGCCGCCGCTTCCTCTCCGAGTTCTCCGTCAGGGTGGGCAGCCACGTCGTGCACCTCGGCGGCATCGACGCCGCGCCGCCGGACGCGCTGCCCGAAGACGTCAACGCCGCGGTCGGCGACTCTCCGCTCCGCACGCTCGACAAGGACGCGGAGCAGCGGATGATCGCGCGGATCGACGAAGCCAAGCGCGACGGTGACACGCTCGGCGGGATCTGCGAAGTCGTGTGCACCGGCCTGCCGGTAGGGCTCGGATCGTACGTGTCGTGGGACCGCAAGCTCGACGGCCGCCTCGCGGCCGCGATCATGTCGATCCCGGCGGTGAAAGGTGTGGAGCTGGGATTGGGGTTCGAGGCGGCGCGAATGCCGGGCTCGCGCGTGCACGACGAGATCGACGCGGAGTCGCAGGCGACTCGCGCCGGCGGAGTGCACCGCCGCAGCAACCGCGCGGGCGGGCTGGAGGGCGGGATGACGACGGGCGAGCCGCTCGTGCTTCGCGTCGCGATGAAGCCGATCAGCACGCTGATGAAGCCGCTCGCGACCATCGATACCGAGACAGGAGAGGCGGCGGCCGCCGTCGCGGAGCGAAGCGACGTGACGGCCGTGCCGGCTATGGGGGTGATAGCGGAGGCGATGGTTGCATTCGTGATCGCGCAGGCGTTTCTGGAGAAGTTCGGGGGGGATTCGCTCGGCGAGACGCGGCGGAACTACGATTCTTACATCGCGCGGATCAACGAGCGGGGGAAGTGA
- a CDS encoding DUF494 family protein, translating into MPFRVLGPHERGRFAPEAWGHLLALSGSGAINPAELEHIIERALVQFEGRIALDDLRNLLEGTGLDDVGAPGDNPTVH; encoded by the coding sequence ATGCCTTTCAGGGTCCTGGGACCACACGAGCGCGGACGCTTCGCCCCCGAAGCGTGGGGCCATCTGCTCGCGCTCAGTGGATCCGGCGCAATAAACCCCGCCGAGCTCGAGCACATCATCGAGCGCGCCCTGGTGCAATTCGAGGGACGGATCGCGCTGGACGACCTGCGCAACCTGCTCGAGGGCACCGGGCTCGACGATGTCGGTGCTCCCGGCGACAACCCGACGGTGCACTGA
- the topA gene encoding type I DNA topoisomerase, with product MAAKKTSRSTVKKKAPAAKKTAARTAAPRKPVGRRKSAAPAKSLKATTARRRKPAVADDDGDPSAQGGTTSLVIVESPAKAKTIGKYLGRGYRVRATIGHLRDLPEKKLGIEIENDFKPEYVTIPGKEKTLAELKAAAKSSREIFLATDPDREGEAIAWHVAGQIKGKNGAPIRRVLFNEITKDAVQEAIANAGDIDENKVNAQQARRVLDRLVGYKASPVLWKTVKKGISAGRVQTVALRLIVERERDIKAFNAVEYWSVEAQLRKGDQDFTAKLHHVDGNKPHIPDEATASRILGDLKKWKEFPVSDVKRRERRKNPAAPFTTSTLQQEAAKKLGFGSKKTMRLAQDLYEGIELGEEGAVGLITYMRTDSTRVSETAAAHARDYLRTLFGKEFLAAGPQLYRGGKTRDGEKAPAKEGKVRAQDAHEAVRPTDPERRPDRIARFFKDEKGRDRLRLYQLIWERFMASQMAPAVFDTTTVDFELDQYLFRSTGSVIKFQGFLALYKETREEGEGRALEDEQALPAIAAGEKIPVKSITPSQHFTEPPPRYSEASLVKELERLGIGRPSTYASIISTLLDRHYVNLEQRRFHPSDLGNQVERVMVKKFPDVFNVAFTSHMETDLDRVEEGDVDWHEMVGDFYGPFAATLKVEDTESLIAEAHDLSALATERCPQCGGKLVARGGFFGPFVACENHPKECKFTRPLRGDRKPARMSDEICHECGAPMVIRTGRTGEFLGCSKFPRCRGTRSMPTGVKCPKDGGDIAVRRSKKRGKAFYGCANYPKCDFVLWDKPVAEKCAECGYLGAEQKFNKTRGEYRKCINCANEWDVESQPLEAIPA from the coding sequence ATGGCCGCGAAAAAGACCAGCAGGTCCACGGTGAAGAAGAAAGCGCCCGCCGCGAAGAAGACGGCCGCCCGCACGGCGGCGCCGCGCAAGCCGGTGGGCAGGCGGAAGAGTGCCGCGCCGGCGAAGTCGCTCAAGGCAACCACCGCGCGCCGGCGCAAGCCGGCGGTCGCCGATGACGACGGCGATCCGAGCGCACAGGGCGGAACCACGTCGCTGGTGATCGTCGAGTCGCCCGCCAAGGCGAAGACGATCGGCAAGTACCTCGGCCGCGGCTACCGCGTGCGCGCGACCATCGGCCACCTGCGCGATCTCCCGGAGAAGAAGCTCGGCATCGAGATCGAGAACGACTTCAAGCCCGAGTACGTCACGATCCCCGGGAAGGAGAAAACCCTCGCCGAGCTGAAGGCGGCGGCGAAGTCGTCGCGCGAGATATTCCTCGCGACCGACCCCGACCGCGAGGGCGAAGCCATCGCGTGGCACGTGGCCGGCCAGATCAAGGGGAAGAACGGCGCGCCCATCCGGCGCGTGCTCTTCAACGAGATCACCAAGGACGCCGTGCAGGAAGCGATCGCCAACGCCGGGGACATAGACGAGAACAAGGTGAACGCGCAGCAGGCGCGCCGCGTGCTCGACCGGCTCGTCGGATACAAGGCGAGCCCCGTGCTGTGGAAGACTGTGAAGAAAGGGATCTCCGCGGGCCGCGTGCAGACCGTCGCGCTCCGGCTCATCGTCGAGCGCGAGCGCGACATCAAGGCGTTCAACGCCGTCGAGTACTGGAGCGTCGAAGCGCAGCTCCGGAAAGGCGATCAGGATTTCACCGCCAAGCTGCACCACGTGGACGGGAACAAGCCGCACATCCCGGACGAGGCGACCGCGAGCAGAATCCTCGGCGACCTGAAGAAGTGGAAGGAGTTTCCGGTCAGCGACGTCAAGCGGCGCGAGCGGAGAAAGAATCCCGCGGCGCCGTTCACGACGAGCACGCTGCAGCAGGAGGCCGCCAAGAAGCTCGGTTTCGGCTCCAAGAAAACGATGCGCCTGGCGCAGGACCTGTACGAGGGAATCGAGCTCGGCGAGGAAGGTGCCGTCGGACTCATCACGTACATGCGCACCGACTCCACGCGGGTATCGGAGACCGCCGCCGCGCACGCGCGCGATTACCTGCGCACGCTGTTCGGCAAGGAGTTTCTCGCGGCCGGCCCTCAGCTGTACCGCGGGGGCAAGACGCGCGACGGAGAGAAGGCGCCCGCCAAGGAAGGAAAGGTGAGAGCGCAGGACGCGCACGAAGCCGTGCGCCCGACGGATCCCGAGCGCAGGCCCGACCGCATCGCGCGCTTCTTCAAGGACGAGAAGGGCCGCGACCGCCTGCGGCTGTACCAGCTCATCTGGGAGCGGTTCATGGCGTCGCAGATGGCGCCCGCGGTATTCGACACCACCACCGTGGATTTCGAGCTCGACCAATACTTGTTCAGGTCCACCGGGAGCGTGATCAAGTTCCAGGGCTTCCTCGCGCTGTACAAGGAGACGCGTGAGGAAGGCGAAGGACGCGCGCTCGAGGACGAGCAGGCGCTCCCCGCGATCGCGGCCGGCGAGAAGATCCCGGTGAAGTCGATCACGCCGTCGCAACACTTCACCGAGCCGCCGCCGCGCTACTCCGAGGCGAGTCTCGTGAAGGAGCTCGAGCGGCTCGGGATCGGCCGGCCGTCAACGTACGCGTCCATCATCTCGACTCTGCTCGACCGGCACTACGTGAACCTGGAGCAGCGCCGCTTCCACCCGAGCGACCTCGGCAATCAGGTCGAGCGCGTCATGGTGAAGAAATTTCCCGACGTGTTTAACGTCGCGTTCACGTCGCACATGGAGACCGACCTCGACCGCGTCGAGGAGGGCGACGTGGACTGGCACGAGATGGTCGGCGATTTCTACGGGCCGTTCGCCGCCACGCTCAAGGTCGAGGACACCGAGTCGCTGATCGCGGAAGCGCACGATCTGTCGGCGCTGGCCACCGAGCGCTGCCCGCAGTGCGGCGGGAAGCTGGTCGCGCGCGGCGGATTCTTCGGCCCGTTCGTCGCGTGCGAGAACCATCCCAAGGAGTGCAAGTTCACGCGGCCGCTGCGCGGCGACAGGAAGCCCGCGCGGATGTCCGACGAAATCTGTCACGAGTGCGGCGCGCCGATGGTCATCCGCACCGGACGGACCGGCGAGTTCCTCGGCTGCAGCAAGTTCCCCAGGTGCCGCGGCACGCGCTCGATGCCGACGGGCGTGAAGTGTCCCAAGGACGGCGGCGACATCGCGGTGCGCCGCTCGAAGAAGCGAGGCAAGGCGTTTTACGGCTGCGCCAATTACCCGAAGTGCGACTTCGTGCTATGGGACAAGCCCGTCGCGGAGAAGTGCGCGGAGTGCGGCTACCTCGGCGCGGAGCAGAAATTCAACAAGACGCGCGGCGAGTACCGGAAGTGCATCAACTGCGCGAACGAGTGGGACGTGGAGTCGCAGCCGCTCGAGGCGATACCGGCATAA